One segment of Paenibacillus pabuli DNA contains the following:
- a CDS encoding stage II sporulation protein M, whose product MLKFSTFLRDLGSIRNALIWSVILFVAGIGAGWVSTGPLQELLLNQIGGLQEVSRQLEQSGNVQWNFFIFIFFNNAIKSVLVIYAGIFFGILPVIFLVINGMVIGFLVHITTDNGASLFDIVVKGLLPHGIIEIPVIIIACAFGLKFGGLASRSLIELGSAKRHMIGKQWGTFLRRTLTASCWVVILLFIAAIIESTITFSIVRG is encoded by the coding sequence ATGTTAAAGTTCAGTACATTTTTAAGGGATCTGGGATCCATTCGTAATGCATTGATCTGGTCTGTCATTTTGTTTGTTGCAGGTATAGGGGCTGGATGGGTAAGTACGGGACCGCTGCAAGAGTTACTATTGAACCAGATCGGCGGACTTCAAGAGGTAAGCAGACAGCTCGAACAGAGCGGAAATGTGCAATGGAATTTCTTTATCTTTATCTTTTTTAATAATGCCATCAAAAGTGTGCTCGTGATCTATGCAGGTATTTTCTTTGGAATTTTGCCTGTTATATTTTTAGTGATTAACGGAATGGTTATCGGTTTTCTAGTGCATATCACTACGGATAATGGAGCCAGCCTTTTTGATATTGTAGTAAAGGGACTTTTACCGCACGGAATCATAGAAATTCCCGTTATCATCATTGCCTGTGCTTTTGGTCTCAAGTTTGGGGGACTGGCATCCAGAAGTCTGATTGAACTCGGAAGCGCCAAGCGGCACATGATAGGAAAACAGTGGGGAACTTTTTTGCGGAGGACATTAACCGCATCGTGCTGGGTTGTCATTTTGCTGTTCATTGCAGCCATTATCGAAAGTACGATTACCTTCAGCATTGTGCGTGGATAA
- the pdaB gene encoding polysaccharide deacetylase family sporulation protein PdaB, whose product MNSFYVFSGKKIKRFLIVLAAAVFAIGIIYLESGNVSVFSEDAPSAVYNVPTEKKVIALTFDISWGDKRTEPILKVLQDNKVEKATFFLSSPWSKTHPEIVTSIKEAGYEIGSHGHKHDNYSSMTEEEIRKEISTAHSILTDLTGKEPNLLRLPNGDFDKRVLQVASSLNYQVVQWDTDSQDWKNPGVQTIVDRVVSKAHPGDIVLLHASDSSKQTHEALPVIIDKLRNQGYEFVTVSELLNHSSAKGTEVRDQASAQ is encoded by the coding sequence ATGAACTCGTTCTATGTATTCAGTGGCAAAAAGATTAAACGTTTCCTGATTGTGCTGGCTGCTGCCGTCTTTGCTATCGGGATTATTTATCTGGAAAGTGGCAATGTTTCTGTATTCTCGGAGGATGCACCGTCGGCTGTGTACAACGTACCAACAGAGAAAAAAGTAATTGCACTTACGTTTGATATTAGCTGGGGCGATAAGCGCACGGAACCAATCCTGAAAGTGCTGCAGGATAATAAAGTAGAGAAAGCCACCTTCTTCTTATCCTCCCCCTGGAGCAAGACACACCCCGAGATCGTAACCTCCATCAAGGAAGCAGGATACGAAATTGGCAGCCATGGGCATAAGCACGATAATTACAGCAGCATGACCGAAGAAGAAATTCGCAAGGAAATTTCAACAGCTCATAGCATTTTAACCGATTTAACGGGAAAAGAACCGAATCTGCTTCGTCTGCCTAATGGGGATTTTGACAAACGCGTACTTCAGGTAGCCAGCAGTCTGAACTACCAGGTCGTTCAATGGGATACCGACTCACAGGATTGGAAGAATCCAGGAGTACAGACCATCGTAGATCGGGTAGTCAGCAAAGCGCACCCTGGAGATATCGTACTGCTGCATGCCAGCGATTCCTCCAAACAAACTCATGAAGCACTGCCTGTCATTATCGATAAACTAAGAAACCAAGGATATGAATTTGTGACAGTCTCCGAATTGCTGAATCATTCCAGTGCAAAAGGCACCGAAGTTCGGGATCAAGCCAGTGCCCAATAA
- a CDS encoding KinB-signaling pathway activation protein: protein MNLRKWFFLFWTALLIGAAGTLVTGLIMMLVNGEKTNGITDFLLYLLILFGSGVMISVYSQMGFFAYLILNYMGKGVFPKRGWQIVQLVLTVLALLDVMFLRLFVGGGRERLSDIVLGIIILAAAIVTAYVKVKQTHISAMVPTLFFMIAVTVVETIGVLRIDVNAATTFIVVPLLACNAYQMLILHKLVDGSAEQAVSGRTEQA from the coding sequence TTGAATTTACGTAAATGGTTTTTCCTATTTTGGACAGCCTTACTTATCGGAGCAGCTGGAACGCTTGTAACAGGCCTCATTATGATGCTGGTGAACGGGGAGAAAACGAACGGCATTACCGATTTTCTGCTGTATCTCCTGATTTTATTTGGATCAGGTGTGATGATTAGTGTGTACTCTCAGATGGGATTTTTCGCTTACTTGATACTGAATTATATGGGCAAAGGTGTATTTCCGAAACGCGGATGGCAGATCGTACAGCTTGTTTTAACTGTGCTCGCTTTGCTTGACGTCATGTTCTTGCGTTTATTCGTCGGAGGCGGACGAGAGCGTTTGTCCGATATCGTACTTGGAATCATTATTTTGGCAGCTGCAATTGTTACCGCTTACGTGAAGGTGAAACAGACACATATCTCGGCAATGGTGCCAACGCTCTTTTTTATGATTGCAGTGACCGTGGTGGAGACGATTGGCGTGCTCCGAATCGATGTAAATGCAGCTACCACCTTTATTGTGGTCCCATTGCTGGCATGTAATGCATACCAAATGCTTATATTACATAAGCTGGTGGATGGTTCTGCTGAACAAGCAGTGAGCGGGAGAACAGAGCAAGCGTAA